In Lycium ferocissimum isolate CSIRO_LF1 chromosome 11, AGI_CSIRO_Lferr_CH_V1, whole genome shotgun sequence, a single genomic region encodes these proteins:
- the LOC132037927 gene encoding mitogen-activated protein kinase 20: protein MQPDHRKKSSAEMDFFSEYGDANRYKIQEVIGKGSYGVVCSAIDTHTGEKVAIKKIHDIFEHISDAARILREIKLLRLLRHPDIVEIKHIMLPPSRRDFKDIYVVFELMESDLHQVIKANDDLTREHYQFFLYQLLRALKYIHTANVYHRDLKPKNILANANCKLKICDFGLARVAFNDTPTTIFWTDYVATRWYRAPELCGSFYSKYTPAIDIWSIGCIFAEVLTGKPLFPGKNVVHQLDLMTDLLGTPSMDTISRVRNDKARRYLTSMRKKQPVSFAQKFPNADPLALKLLERLLAFDPKDRPTAEEALADPYFKGLAKSEREPSCKAISKMEFEFERRRVTKEDLRELIFREILEYHPQLRKDYMNGVERTNFLYPSAVDQFRKQFAHLEENGGNGVPVVPMDRKHVSLPRSTVVHSNTIPSKEQPIAANMRDRQNGEESCSRNCRDTEGLASSLTRTIQAQPRNALAKPGKVIGPGFAYDSGNKEKYDPRPQVRNTVGAPQIMPSAFGYDRSGVVKQERPVETDRDMNSHAKPMAPCGMAAKLAPDIAINIDSNPFYMMRAGVTKPDRVDDRITIDTNLLQAKSQYGGIGVAAAAATTRKVGTVQYGMSRMY, encoded by the exons AGTTCTGCAGAGATGGACTTCTTCTCTGAATATGGTGATGCAAATAGGTACAAAATTCAGGAAGTCATAGGGAAAGGAAGCTATGGTGTTGTTTGCTCAGCCATTGACACACACACTGGTGAAAAAGtggcaattaaaaaaattcatgacaTCTTTGAACACATATCTGATGCGGCACGGATCCTCCGCGAGATCAAGCTTCTGAGACTTCTTCGCCATCCCGATATAGTTGAAATCAAACATATTATGCTGCCACCTTCTAGGAGGGATTTTAAAGATATTTATGTTGTTTTTGAGCTCATGGAATCAGATCTACACCAAGTTATCAAGGCTAATGATGACTTGACACGTGAACATTATCAGTTTTTCCTTTATCAGTTGCTTCGTGCCttaaaatatatacacacag CTAATGTCTACCATAGAGATTTAAAGCCAAAAAATATCTTGGCAAATGCGAATTGTAAGCTCAAGATCTGTGATTTTGGGTTGGCTAGAGTTGCATTCAATGATACACCTACCACAATATTTTGGACG GATTATGTAGCTACTAGATGGTATAGAGCTCCAGAGTTATGCGGTTCATTTTACTCCAAG TATACCCCTGCAATTGATATATGGAGCATTGGCTGTATCTTTGCTGAGGTTCTCACTGGGAAGCCGCTTTTTCCTGGGAAAAATGTTGTTCACCAACTGGATTTAATGACTGATCTGCTTGGGACGCCGTCAATGGATACAATTTctcgt GTGCGTAATGACAAGGCTAGGAGATACCTAACTAGCATGAGAAAGAAGCAGCCTGTTTCTTTTGCCCAGAAATTTCCAAATGCTGATCCTTTGGCCCTTAAACTTCTTGAAAGGTTACTTGCTTTCGACCCCAAGGACCGACCCACTGCTGAAGAG GCACTAGCTGATCCTTACTTTAAGGGCCTGGCTAAATCTGAAAGGGAACCATCATGCAAGGCAATTTCAAAGATGGAGTTTGAATTTGAGAGACGAAGAGTGACGAAGGAGGACCTCAGGGAATTAATATTCCGGGAGATACTAGAATACCATCCTCAGCTGAGGAAGGATTACATGAATGGTGTAGAAAGGACTAATTTTCTGTAtccaag TGCTGTTGATCAATTCAGGAAACAGTTTGCTCACCTGGAAGAGAATGGTGGTAATGGCGTTCCAGTGGTTCCGATGGACAGGAAGCATGTCTCTCTTCCAAG GTCTACAgttgtacattcaaatacaatccCTTCGAAGGAGCAGCCTATTGCTGCCAATATGAGAGACCGGCAAAATGGTGAGGAGTCTTGCAGTAGAAACTGCAGAGATACTGAAGGCCTTGCTAGTAGTCTAACAAGAACCATACAGGCTCAGCCAAGAAATGCCTTAG CCAAACCAGGAAAAGTTATTGGTCCAGGTTTCGCTTATGATTccggaaataaagaaaaatatgatcCTAGACCTCAAGTCAGGAATACAGTAGGCGCCCCTCAGATTATGCCTTCAGCATTTGGTTACGACAGAAGTGGGGTGGTGAAGCAAGAAAGGCCTGTTGAAACAGATAGGGATATGAATTCTCATGCAAAGCCAATGGCACCATGTGGTATGGCTGCCAAGTTAGCCCCAGATATTGCTATAAACATTGATAGCAACCCGTTCTATATGATGCGAGCTGGAGTGACAAAACCTGATCGTGTTGATGACCGAATTACCATAGACACAAACTTATTGCAGGCGAAATCTCAATATGGTGGAATTGGAGTTGCAGCGGCAGCAGCTACTACTAGAAAAGTGGGGACTGTTCAGTATGGTATGTCCAGGATGTACTAG